In Betaproteobacteria bacterium, the genomic window CCTGTGTTCGGACGGTTTGAACGACATGGTCGAGGACGAGGAAATCGCCATGACCCTGCAGAGCCTTGCGTCCAATCTTCCCTTGGCAGGCGATCAGTTGATACAGATGGCAAATGACAATGGTGGCAAGGACAACGTTTCGGTTATTCTTGTCAAGGTTCGTGGCGATTTTGCAGCGCCGCGGGGCTGGTGGCAGCGCTTCCTGGCCTGGTTCAAGTGAAATGAGGATGGCAACATGGCAAAACTGATCCTTTCGATGGACGGACTGGTGCTCAAGGAAATCTCGCTCAACAAGGAGCGGGTGACGATAGGGCGCAAGCCGCACAACGACATCCAGATCGACAATCTGGCCATTTCGGGCGAGCACGCGGCCATCGTCACCATCCTCAACGACTCGTTTCTAGAGGATCTGAACAGTACCAACGGCACCCTGGTCAACGGCCAGCCGGTCAAGAAGCATTTCCTGCGTAACAACGACGTGGTCGAACTGGGCAAGTACAAGCTCAAGTACGTCAGCGAACAGCCCGCGGCCGGAGGCGGTGGGGCGGATTTCGAAAAGACCATGCTCATCCGGCCCAACGTGTTGAAGAATGCACCGGAAGCCCCCAAGCCCGCCGAGGCCGCGGCCATGGCGAAGGCCAGCGAAAGCCAGCCGGCGGGCCTCCAGGCCCCGGTGGTGCCGGGGCCCACACCGGCCGCCATTGCCGCAGGAGCGGCGACGCCCACCACCGCGGCGCCCACGGCAGCGATACAGCTCCTGACCGGTGCCAACGCCGGCAAGGAACTCGAATTGACCAAGACCCTCACCACCCTCGGGAAACCGGGAGTTCAGGTGGCGGTCATCGCCCGTCGCCCCCACGGCTTTTTCATCACCCATGTCGAAGGCGCCCAGTTCCCCATCGTCAACGGCAATGTTCTCGATTCCCAGGCCCATCAGTTGGCGGATCACGACGTGATCGAGATCGCCGGTATCAAGATGGAGTTCTTTTTCAAGACCTGACGCCCGGGATACCACCTTCGTCAGGCCAACTTGAAAAAACATCTCATCCGCTACCTGCTCGGTGCCGCCTGTGTGCTCCTGTTCGTGGGGCACGGCGCCCGGATCTGGCAGCTTCCCTTCTTTCACCTCCTCGATGGCTACCTGTACGACGTCCGCATGCGTATGTCGATGCCGGGGGGCAAGGATGACCGCGTCGTCGTCGTCGACCTGGACGAGAAAAGCCTGGCTGAAGTGGGGCGCTGGCCCTGGGGGCGCGATACGGTCGCCGAACTGGTGCGCAAACTCACGGACGATTACCGGGTCGCCGTCGTCGGCTTCGACGTGGTGTTCGCCGAGCCCGACGACAGTTCGGGGCTCAAGGTGCTGGAAAGGCTG contains:
- a CDS encoding FHA domain-containing protein codes for the protein MAKLILSMDGLVLKEISLNKERVTIGRKPHNDIQIDNLAISGEHAAIVTILNDSFLEDLNSTNGTLVNGQPVKKHFLRNNDVVELGKYKLKYVSEQPAAGGGGADFEKTMLIRPNVLKNAPEAPKPAEAAAMAKASESQPAGLQAPVVPGPTPAAIAAGAATPTTAAPTAAIQLLTGANAGKELELTKTLTTLGKPGVQVAVIARRPHGFFITHVEGAQFPIVNGNVLDSQAHQLADHDVIEIAGIKMEFFFKT